The Triticum dicoccoides isolate Atlit2015 ecotype Zavitan unplaced genomic scaffold, WEW_v2.0 scaffold201126, whole genome shotgun sequence genome includes a window with the following:
- the LOC119345045 gene encoding chloroplast processing peptidase-like isoform X1, producing the protein MAMAPPRLLRGLIAPLSPADWLPCHQQLLTSAALLHRWWVARLRCSDGFKLFLVLLLVSTALAVIRYVASASMAPTLRPGDRAVAEKVSYMFRRPSVGDIVFFRVPTALQNCGINKDVVFIKRVIATPGDFVEVRQGQLIVNGVAQNEHYTAPHASSYTMEAMRLPEGHVFVMGDNRNNSCDSRAWGPLPISNILGRYMMSFTRSPLQ; encoded by the exons ATGGCGATGGCGCCGCCGCGTCTGCTGCGGGGCCTCATCGCGCCGCTGTCGCCGGCCGACTGGCTGCCGTGCCACCAGcagctgctgacctccgccgcccTCCTGCACCGCTGGTGGGTGGCGCGCCTCCGCTGCTCCGACGGATTCAAGCTCTTCCTCGTCCTGCTCCTCGTCTCCACCGCCCTCGCCGTGATCCGCTACGTCGCCTCCGCGTCCATGGCGCCCACCCTCCGCCCCGGCGACCGCGCCGTCGCAGAGAAA GTGAGCTACATGTTCCGGCGGCCGTCCGTGGGCGACATTGTCTTCTTCAGGGTGCCCACCGCCCTGCAG AACTGCGGCATAAATAAAGATGTCGTGTTTATTAAGAGGGTTATTGCCACCCCTGGAGATTTCGTCGAG GTCCGGCAAGGCCAGCTTATTGTTAACGGTGTTGCACAGAATGAACACTACACCGCACCCCATGCGTCGTCGTACACGATGGAAGCCATG CGCCTCCCTGAAGGCCATGTATTCGTCATGGGTGATAACCGTAATAACAGCTGTGATTCTCGTGCCTG GGGGCCTCTTCCTATCAGCAACATTCTTGGAAGATACATGATGTCCTTCACAAGATCGCCCCTCCAATAG
- the LOC119345045 gene encoding chloroplast processing peptidase-like isoform X2 has protein sequence MAMAPPRLLRGLIAPLSPADWLPCHQQLLTSAALLHRWWVARLRCSDGFKLFLVLLLVSTALAVIRYVASASMAPTLRPGDRAVAEKVSYMFRRPSVGDIVFFRVPTALQNCGINKDVVFIKRVIATPGDFVEVRQGQLIVNGVAQNEHYTAPHASSYTMEAMRLPEGHVFVMGDNRNNSCDSRA, from the exons ATGGCGATGGCGCCGCCGCGTCTGCTGCGGGGCCTCATCGCGCCGCTGTCGCCGGCCGACTGGCTGCCGTGCCACCAGcagctgctgacctccgccgcccTCCTGCACCGCTGGTGGGTGGCGCGCCTCCGCTGCTCCGACGGATTCAAGCTCTTCCTCGTCCTGCTCCTCGTCTCCACCGCCCTCGCCGTGATCCGCTACGTCGCCTCCGCGTCCATGGCGCCCACCCTCCGCCCCGGCGACCGCGCCGTCGCAGAGAAA GTGAGCTACATGTTCCGGCGGCCGTCCGTGGGCGACATTGTCTTCTTCAGGGTGCCCACCGCCCTGCAG AACTGCGGCATAAATAAAGATGTCGTGTTTATTAAGAGGGTTATTGCCACCCCTGGAGATTTCGTCGAG GTCCGGCAAGGCCAGCTTATTGTTAACGGTGTTGCACAGAATGAACACTACACCGCACCCCATGCGTCGTCGTACACGATGGAAGCCATG CGCCTCCCTGAAGGCCATGTATTCGTCATGGGTGATAACCGTAATAACAGCTGTGATTCTCGTGCCTG A